Within Primulina tabacum isolate GXHZ01 chromosome 5, ASM2559414v2, whole genome shotgun sequence, the genomic segment CCAAGGACTTTGAACTCCAAGATTGATCAGATtagttaaatttaaattatatttaagaaaattagaTTTATTTCGCACTTTTTTTTGGTTCCATTGGTAAAATCTCATGGATTTAATTGcactttaacttttttttttttgggttctaCGAGTATAATGTTGTTGATCTTATGATAACGAAGATGGTAGACATCACGTTGAATATAGCGAATAGTAATTATACATTATATAACTTCATGaattatacaaaatatttttaaaataatattttgcatAACATGATTATGGTGTTAACAAATCATTAATAATATGATTTTAGCTAAATTCTATTCATAATAAAGTCAATCGATAATATCCGGAAGTAGTAAATGTAAAACTTTAAATTTTTCGCTGTATGTTCGATGTGAGTTCGAAAAAAACCCAACCGAACTACAAAATTGCTTAGGGCTTCTCCAACCATGCGCTATCATAGCGTTTATCATAGCGTTCGTGAACGCTATGATAGCGCAGGGTTTTCATTTCAATGGAGGCTGCGCCATTAATTTGGCGCAGAGGAGAATCCCAGCGCCATTTTGGCTCTGGGTTTGggcctttttttatttttttttaatgttttttaattaatataaatatgtaataaatatttttaataataatattatataattgatGGTTAAAATTAAATCttgttgatataaaatataattcataataaaaattaaaacataaaaaaattaattatattttatattagaaaatttataaaaatatttctagttttttattttatttttgatatttttaactctcgtaaatatataattgataaaatatcagaaaaatcaattgcaaaattttgaaattaaaattacaatacCCAATTGAAATACAAATACAAAGATAATACATAATTGGAATACAAATTCGAAGATAATACATAATTGAAAATTACAAAGATAACAATGtgaataaaaacataaaaatgacAAATAAGGTAGATGATCAATAATCTCCTAAATTAGATCCCGATCCTCCAAAATCACCAAAATATTTCCCAAATGTGTCATTTTCGTGTTGTCCAtgttcttcatttcttttttttcaaaattttggctcGTTCATTTTGAACAATTTCGCGCATTTCAGGATCACCTATCGTGCTTAAATCCATGTACAAAACTTTATTCTCCTCTTGAAGGGTTGCTAATGTTATTTGTTGTTGTCtagtttcaattttttttttgttgattgaGCTGCTCATTTTGCAATGCTAGGAGTTTCATCTCATAACTTTGTTGAAGTTCAGTGTATCCTTTTTGTAATACATTTATAAGATCGCGATGCCCTTCTTTCATtgtagatatcaattccaacacatTGTCGTCCCTTTTTTTCTTTAGTTTAGATTTTTTAACACCAAGAGGTCGCTGGGATGAAGTGCCGCCTGCATTTTCAtcactacttaaattaattgaaaacggAGGTAATCCAGGAGAACCTGATATTGGAGTATTTGGTGTTTGGCTATCTGACTGTGACGAGTCCAAACTTGTGACATGCATTCTTGCTGGTGCGCTCATTGGATTGATGTCACTCGAGAATTTCTCCATATCTTTCATAATATACCACACATGATCATATTTGAAGCTTTTACTAAAATCAGCATCTTGCATGAACAAATCTTTTGCTCGATTTAACTGTACGAAAATATCCAACTATTatcttataaaaaattaaacttgtaatttaataaatatttgaataagAAATACTTACAATATCCTCTTCTGATGCGCCACTTGGGCGGAGAGTTTCAATTTGACGAATGCATCCCCTTAGTTTTCCAATTTCACGGAGTATATTTCTCATGCGACACTGCAATGATCTTTTGTTACGTACTTGTAGATTGTTTGGTTTGTTGATGTTGTAAGCTTCTTCGATACGAGTCCAAAACTGATCTTTGGATTGATTGATACCTATTATAGGATTTTGGGATATATCAAGATACATATGACATAAGACTCTATCTTCTTCGACATTGTAAGAAGCAGTTCTAGAATTTGAAGCCATTGAATTGCTTGGAATAAAGATTTGATTGGAATGAAAATTAAAGCTGTGATAATCTCATGAATCGGATATATTTTACTTATAGTAGAAAGAAGATAAGATTGTAATCTCATCCAACGGGCAATATCAGATGTAATATCATCCAACGGTCATAATACTGATATGGTTGTAGATAGCACAATCCAATCCAACGGCCATATTCTAGATAAGGCAATCTCATCCAACGGTCAAGATGATGATAAGATTGTAATATCATCCAACGGGCAAGATTAGATGTAATCTCATCCAACGATCATAATACTGATGAGGTTGTAGATAACACAATCTAATTAAACGGACAGATTGTAGATAAGAAAATCTCATCCAACGGTcatattttttgataaattattatataatgcGACGAAATATCCTAGATTATTAGGGGTGTGCATAAAATCCGAAAAACCGATAAAACCGACCGAACCGAATAATTCGGTTTAAATTGTTCGATTTTATCGGTTTTTCGGTCGGTtatggatttaaaatttatgaagttcggtttttcggttcggttttcggttttaaTCCCCAAAAAAACCGAAAAATCGAACCGTCCATATTATTGTTAAATATAAGGTTTTTATGTATAATGTGCCATATTATTGGTAAGTATAAGACTTTTTATGTATAACGGACCTATTCAGATTTAGGAATTTAGTATCATTAACCCTCAATTTTTCAATCTGATCGTTTTCTCTTTTTTCTTACTACTCATCAGTCGACGTTTTCTCTTTTTCTGTATATATTTCTTTAATATTTACGTAAGATTATTTGTGTTTCATTCAAGCTAGTTGACACTTTGTTATCATTCTTATTACTGAATATTCCGTTGGATTCATGCATTTTCCGTGTTTACATGGTTAATTAGTtatatattgttattatattcgtATGACATGTTTGTACACAAcacatgttatatatatatatatatatatatatatatatatataagattaagtctcacaaattaaatatttgaaaaatactatgatttagattttaaagGCATAAAGtgacatataattttatttctcaACAAATTTTAGCCAACCGTATAAACCGAACCGTATTACaaaaaaccgaaccgaaccgtaataaaatggtttggttttggactagagatattcaaaaccgaaaaccgaaaaACCGAACCGTTGTAGAGTAAAACCGGACCAAACCGACCTTTGCCCACCCCTATAGATTATCACACCACATTCTATGCTCTCACAAACTTGAAAATGAATTCTCATTTCCAATTTCACGCATCATCCTCTAGTTCATCTTCATTGTCTGATAATGAAGATGAAACACCTATTAATCGGATGGATGATTTTGAGAAATTGGATAATACACGAAATGCAATATTGAATATTGTAGCACAAGATCAACAGTTGGTTGCTACCTACATTATCCACTAAGAGCAAGAAGTCACACACGGAGGTTCAATACCAGGTCATATAGTAATTCACCGTGATCGGGAAATTGCCGACCGTAATCTGTTCAACGATTACTTTACCGATAACCCAAGATATAACGAAGCAATGTTTCGACGGAGATTTCGAATGTctcgaaatatttttcttcGTATAGTTGATGAAGTAAAGAATCATGATATTTACTTCACACAAAGAAGTGATAGTGTGGGGTGTCTCGGGCTATCGACTATTCAAAAAACAACTGCTGCTTTGCGAATTTTAGCTTATGCATTACCCGCGGATGCTACGgatgaatatatcaaaattggaGAGTCCACTGCAATTCAATGCATGCAACGCTTTTGTCGAGCCGTGGTGGAAGTTTTTGCTGAGCAATACTTGAGATCTCCTACTGCCGATGATGTTGCCAGGTTACTTTATATTGGTAAACAACGCGGATTCCCTGGAATGTTGGGAAGTCTTGATTGCATGCATTGGAAGTGGAAAAATTGTCCAACGGCTTGGGCGGGTCAATATGCAGGTCGTAGTGGTTCTCCAACAATAATTTTAGAAGTAGTAGCTGACTACGACCTTTGGATATGGCATGCATATTTTGGTATGCCCGGATCCAATAATGACATAAATGTTTTGGGATCGTCCAATCTATTTTTCAACATCGCACAAGGTATTGCCCCTCGAGCTCATTATACAATTGGAGGAAAAGAATATGATACAAGATATTACTTGGCTGATGGTATTTTCCTAAATGGTCAACTATTGTATAATCTATCCATGATCCACACGGTccaaaaaagaaatattttgcaATGAAACAAGAGTCCTGTAGAAAAGACGTGGAGCGTGCATTTGGTGTTCTCCAATCTCGATTTGCGATTGTGGCATCTCCAGCAGGTGCTTGGAAGAAACATCATTTACATGATATAATGACATCATGTATTATAATGCACAATAATTATCGAAGATGAACGTGACCTTAACGCACCCATTGAAGATATGAGAGAAGCACCAACTCCGGATGTAGAAATGGTTGTCGATGAGAATATCAGATTTCAAGAATTTCTCGCTcgatataaaaagataaaagaCAAAAATGCTCACTATGCACTACGGAATGCTTTAATTGATCATTTGTGGGAAGAATATAGTTGTTCAAATGTTTGAATTTGGATTCATATTAAgttctaaaaataaattatatgtaTTAAAATTATGTCAATTTTAATAATGAAGCATTTGTATTAATTCGTATTATAAATATTAGAGTTAATATATATAAGAATCAAATAGATAAATTtaactattaataaaaataaaattataattataatactaatgttaacattaattataattttattgttaaatttataaataactaGTAAACAAAAAGAATATTCTAGGAATGTACTTTTTagtgtaagatttgaagtaaatgtgttggagatgaatgttatatttggtgcagaaactgcactattttggTGCAATTTTATGGGTTGGAGATGGCCGTATAAACTTCATTCAAAATCTATACCACATTTTCTAACGTCAACAAAACTAAAGAAATTTGTTTGATTAAAGAAATATGATCaatttaaatatatcataaaatcataattgaTTTTTTATGTTCATGTCCAATATTTCATCCCTTttctgctttttttttttttttcccttcatTGCTCACATTCACAATAATCTTTCACAAAGAGaaaaatttcccaaaatttatttCCCTGCTTATTCCATTGTCTTTACCTCTGACCATGACCACCACCATCTCTCCTTGTTCTCCCGCCAATAGTTTTTGAATGTGTTTGGATGAgaaaatttcaaatccatttataatttctttattAAATAACTTACACAACAGATATTCAAATACATCTAAAATTTTACTTACACTCAAATCGTTAGAATATTAAAATCATTTGAAatcaattatgatatgtgtaaTAGTGTAAATAAGTAACAATTTATTTGAGTTTCTTACCCGACATGAGCCTCAACCCATACCTAGGTTCGAGTGTTGggatagtaaaaaaaaaaaacactttcCAGATATGAGATATTTAATTAGTGACGGTGCATAAATACGAACTATGTTTCATGTTGAACCAACTACGGCCTATGACTAATAGTATTGCATTAGAATGAGTTGAAACTCATGTTGGGTCAGCCTACGACCTATGATCGTTACAGTTTATTGCATTAACTTATTTAAcaatgaaaataaatttgaaaccaCTGAATTTCAACTTATTCAATTCAAATGCAACATTGTGTTACCCATCAATCCCTTCAATTTATACATATTTTTCGATGGTTAGGCCATGATTACATCTAATTAACTATAGTACATATTATAAAACAAACTTCTAGAGAACTACAaatattatgaaaattaatcaaaattatCTAAAATTTTGAAGCTTCCGATGCTGACTCAGGCTGTAAAGCCATTCAAAAAATATGCATCATAGCGATTTTTAAAAAGATCCACTAGGTGTTTAGGGGGATCCAGGGCTCAGAAGAATAGTTCCTCTGTACCTATATACCTACCTATCTACTACATCAGTGTTGGAACATAGGTTGGTAAAAGAGCTTGAAAGCCTCCATGACTTCAAGATACCACATCGATTCCCTATCCGGAAATGCAGAAAGATCAACAAGTTTATGAACCTGTGAGTTGCACAACATCAGCTTTACCCAACTGGAAATCAAGATAATGCCAAGGGTTTATTTGGGTGGGGTGTGTAGAATTTAGTAGATGACTTAATAAAGGTGATGTGACTAGTTTCTAATGGAAGATGCAGTAATGGTGCATGCATGAATCAAGCTGGAGTGAAAATGAGATGTGTTTTTTTACAAATCAAAAGGTTGGAAACACGTCTTAGTTATTATCAGCTTTTAATACATTGGAAAGTCCTTGAAAATACATCTTTTGCACTAGTCTGATAAATATAGAGTATATAGGAGATACAACAGGTAGTCATTGAGTCAGATCGTTCAACAACAATTTACTTGATGAAGAACAAAGAAACTGTAGTCCTATTCCATATGATGAGTTGAGAAGCACAATTTTGAAGTTCGAAACACTTTAGCAGAATCACAACTAATGTTGGTTTAAAGTGAAGAAATATGATTACCATTCATATTCTAAAGCTGAAAACAAGTGAATTAGATAAGATTTTCTGCACTAAAACAGAGCATGAAAGCTCACTTCTGCATGTAGCTTGAAACAAATTCAAAGTAATAAATAATGCTAGTTACACATTTGAGAAACTCTACATGCAATCCACGGACTGAGAACATTTAATTTGGACGAAAGATAAAATGAACATGAAAGGCCTGATCATTAACAGTGAAAATTATTGAGTTCATCATTTTGGCATGCGAAAATTATGGAGCTTATTAGTTTGATGAATCTATCATTATACATATGCACTATCATGGATTCGATTTCTGGTTCAATGGAGCGGAATGAGGGTCAGTACAAAACATAAGGTTGAGGTCCGGGAGCAAGCTCTTCCAGAAGAGAGTTATTTAGTAATTGCAGCATATTTATATATCTTCGTGTTTGTAGATCATATTTTTTATGAGATGTTGAAGATTAATTGATTCAAGTAGAAATTTGTCTGTTCTTGAATTTGGTTCTTTTCTTTATCACATCATCCCCTAACTGGAAACTTGGCATGAGtatccatttttatcattatcaagAGTGAAAACAGCTTTCACGTCACAAAACATTGTAATCAAACTTCAAGAATAAACAATAAGTATATTAAGTATACACACCAAGAAATGAAATGGTTGAAAATTATTTGTACGGGATAAAGTAGCAATCCTATATTATTACCTTAATCATTGGAAGATCACCCGCACAAAGAGAATAGCCTCCAACCACCATTATGTACATTCCTACACTCACAAATCTTTAATTACTTCGAAATTTGTACGAATACACAATAAAATTAATGTAAAATAACCTAATAAACAAATGATTAACTGACCTTTTTCCAAACGGCGACTGCGAAAGTCGCCAGAGAGGAAGAGCTCAATGACGCCCGTTCCATCGTCGAGGAGGTATCGACTGCCTCCGCATTCGTCAGATTCAGCTGTCGAGACGAGAACACCCTGCAATGTCGAGATGAATATcgaagaaattgacaaaaaggAGGCATTTAAGGATAAATCATGGAATTACGCACAACTACACATAGACATACCTGTAGCCAAGCACGTTGAAAGAGAATTCCGCCGAGAGTGAAGGCATTCTGTGACGTCGTTGCGGCGGCGCGTCTCAGGTGTACGCAGAGTAGCTTCAGTGCTGCCAGACCATAATCCATTCGCACGCTTGGGATTGCTagtaatttcaaatttttggtgGAAACATTGGAACATTCGGGTGGAACGTGTTAAAATATAACactataaatataataatataattatttttcatagattattattattacaacaacaattgattttaaatatataattataattacaaTTATAATTCTATTGATACCATCTGATACCTTggaaataaattgaatatgatACGTGGCATTATTAGACCTATCGAACCTGTTCTTAAAGGCAAATAGCCCAAAGACATACAGCTACCCAAAGTTTCCAGCCGATAtactattttcaaaataaaattagctgagctaaaaaaaagaaatatttaaATACCAAAATAATGGTAAACAAAAGGTTCGAATaaccaaaaaataataatatattattataaataatttttattataataatattatataattagtataattataattttatacttaattaatagctgataataattataaataataatttataagatattgaaattaaattaaattaaacaaacATGTGAACTTaaacactacaaaaaaaaaaagttagcgACGGTTATTAATCAAAATAGTacgtaaaatttcataaataaaatactacacaaaatataaaattaaatattaaattttctatAAAGAAAACGCTTTAAAAACCTGACGTGCGCGAATATATGCAGATCTACGGAACGTTGGAAGATTACACCGACGAGAAAATCTACGAAATTAATACGAAAAAATGTTAGTACAAAATAAAAAACCGAAACTTTGAAAAAATTGATAGATTTTCGCTACTACCTGAGAAAAAATCTACGAAATTAATACGAAAAAATGTTAGTACAAAATAAAAAACCGAAACTTTGAAAAAATTGATAGATtttcgctattagcgacggttttgattTAAACAATCGCAAAAAGCGACGGTGTGTTAAAACCGTCGCCgtgaaaccgtcgctattggcGACAGTAGaaataaaccgtcgctactagcgacggtttataatAAAACTGCTTTCGCTAATTGAGCGTCGGTTcatcgttttttttttaatttccttACATacgtaataatataaaaatatattttgtccagtataattgaaaaaatattaacaaCAACATTTGAGAAATGTAATCATATTACTAATCTACAAATAATAATACAAGTGTTTGATATAAATGTCGTAAAAAAAACGTGGATACGGTGACTGGGATGCGATCTCTTAGCATGGCGTTTTCCGCCTCTGTAGCCTGCATCCTCTCGCAAATGTCATCGTTACGACGTAACGATGAGTCTAGAGTTTGTCTCATGTCTGCCATCTGCTAGGACTCAGACGACTGACTAACACCCGATAACTCACCACGTCGACCCGGAGCCATCTCATCTGGATATAAGGTGCTGGCCATCGACCCACACCTGTacattctccccttcttcttCCCCCCAACCACAGTCTTGAACATGCTGTTCATCGACTGTGGGCTGGGGACAGCTCTGATTTTTGTCATCGACTCAGCCATGTAGTGCTCCATTTCCTCCTGTGATGTTGATAAAAAATGAATCATATCGATGTTTCTTAATGTaactattagcgacggttcagTAAACCGTCGCGAATAGCGACGTTTGTCGAATACCGTCGCCAACTTTTGCGACAGTCTAGTATTATATCGTCGCACATAGCGACGGGTagaaaaaccatcgctaatatGGCGACGGACAAAAGTATAAACGTCGCCAAAGACgacagacaaaaaaaaaaatccgtcGCACAAAATGGCGACGGGTTTGTTCGATTAGGCataaaatagcgacggtttttgaataATCGTCGCTatagtagcgacggtttttaattAACCGTCGCGATTTGAGCGATGGTTGTCAATAAATCGTCGCTTACTTTTTTGGGCGACGGTTttatcaaaaaccgtcgctactctAGCAACGGTTTAttaaaaatcgtcgctattCCACCCGTTTTTTTGTAGTGAAACTGGTTCAATCAACTATTGAAATTAGATGAGGTGGAGTGTTATTAAcattttttgttattattaatattattgcatcaacaacaacaacaataatatagcatattgttgttaatataattataactatatttatattaatttttatactttattattattttgttatcatgattaatataataaattatcattattagccatattaattttaataatattcatTATAATAACTAttacaattaaatatataatattattattattaacattCTATAGCTAGTATGTATTTCCCTTATATTATACGAGCGTAGATTTTTGTGTTATTTTCGATGGAATTTTTATAGCAAGtagtaataattaaaatatcacGCAAAAAaagtaattatatataatattgctatatatattaatatttcacCAAGTTTTTAAATAGGAAATAATTGgactttttttatattttatgggTAAATAacaatttgattaattaaacgACTCAAATTAGAGTGATTTCCGGTTCATCAATTCACCGGTTAACCGACGGTCTCATCTGATTTTAAAAACTATGCATTATTTCAATatgtttagaagattttgaaatctttgaaattGAAATTATGAAGTAAAAATTTCATTCACAATGTAACAATTAATTTCAAAGTCTTAGTTCATGTATATTTTTGAAATCCactctttcaattttttttgccCAAATTAAATCATTAAGTCTATATTAAAACTTTTTTAAAAGGAACTGagaaaaaaatcaagaatttctaatattatataaaaactcTAGAATTTTATATCAGTTGTTCAAATGTAATGATGATACGTACTAAAAAGATTCTACAAAAAGATCGTGACGAACATGTTTCAAGCTTTACGAGTTTAAGTTAGTTTAACACGAGATTACGAAAAATTGTTCTGTAATAATTTTAGTTATAACACAactcaattaacaaattaaatagcaCATAAAATTTAAGAGTAAATTGATAAATTCTCAAGTTCTCAAAATCACAAACATTAATAGTTCTCTAGACCATACTAGTTCAATATTTAGAATATTgtgtataatatcaataccaCCTATAGTCCAAAGGCATCAAAATTTAAAGCTTTCACAAAAGTATAAATGGATTCCTCCTATACCCATCTTCCACCAGTTGTTGCTTCATTAACATACCACAAATTCTCGATTATAAACACTTAGATGTAGCAAATGTCAGAGGAACAGTATGAAGTTACCAGTGAAGTCGAAAACTGGCAGCCTGCATGAGTGGGTGAGCAAAATATGCCCCCAAGGTCAAAGCCGTGATCGAAAGATATGGCAACCGCAGAAactccttatagtagtccttGGGAAGCTTTTGTCGACCTTCAAGAATAGCAGCAAATGGAGTAATACTAGTTCTGCTTTTTAAAACTTCGAAAGCttcaccataccgaatggccaATCTTCGGTCACCATTCCAAACACCGAATAAGTGGTGCGCGATCAGACCTACAGAGGCTGCTAATGCAACTGAATTCCCAATCCAGATTGTGTGAGCTATGCACCAAATTACCTGTCCAACCATCTGGGGAAAAAAATCGAGTACATTAACTGTAACTTAGGATTATTTTCGTTTtggattaaaaattattatataataaagatGAATAAGGCACAGAtattatatgaaaaaaattgCACGAGACTTGACCATGATCAAGCTGGAATTTGAAATGCCCATCTTCTTCTTTTCCCAGATTTGGTTCTTTCAAACCAGTAAAGGAAGATTAATAAATGAACAGAACACAAGGTACCATGATGTTTCGATTGCAACACCAACTTTGATTGATGCTTGAGAATTCAATTGAAACAAAATACTAGCAGTTAAATATGCTGAACTAAGATGCTATTGACACTCATAAGAAAATGTTGAAAACTCCATGAAATAAATGTCTAGACAATTACAGTATAAAAAAAAAGGGATGAAAACCAAGTAGAATTTTAACCACTTTTTTACTCGAGCACAATCTCGAATTTTTTTAGCTAGCTCGAAGCTCGTATAATGAATTAATACAGGTTTTAATTTCGCACTTCTTAAAGTTTGCATTCAAACTCGAAGCTTTTATTTCAAACTTAATTATCAAACTCTATCACACAAATGcccaataattaaaaaaaataataaaatattaaagctCGCAATATATCTAATAAAACATATCAACTCAAACTTGGATCACATATTCGAGCCAAACTTGAATTTTTCTAcaatttcaaataaataatcaaagaTAGCTCGAAAAGCTAGTAAGCTGGATTGTGGCCCTACACGTACAGCAGCACCCATACAAgtattaataatcaaataacgAGCTTTCTAATTCGTAGGAAAGCACATCAGCAGTATAAAACCGGACAACAGATTTTCTCAAAATCCCATATCATGATAAAATACATTATcctaataataacattaacaCGTGCCTTCATATGAATGACGGTTCTGAGAGAGATTATACAACAACATAGCTGTGTTTAGGATCATCAACATGATACTTGTTTCCCTACTTCAACAGATAACACTGTTAATTTGAACCAATAACACCaactat encodes:
- the LOC142544408 gene encoding uncharacterized protein LOC142544408; protein product: MASNSRTASYNVEEDRVLCHMYLDISQNPIIGINQSKDQFWTRIEEAYNINKPNNLQVRNKRSLQCRMRNILREIGKLRGCIRQIETLRPSGASEEDILNRAKDLFMQDADFSKSFKYDHVWYIMKDMEKFSSDINPMSAPARMHVTSLDSSQSDSQTPNTPISGSPGLPPFSINLSSDENAGGTSSQRPLGVKKSKLKKKRDDNVLELISTMKEGHRDLINVLQKGYTELQQSYEMKLLALQNEQLNQQKKN
- the LOC142544985 gene encoding uncharacterized protein LOC142544985, which gives rise to MDYGLAALKLLCVHLRRAAATTSQNAFTLGGILFQRAWLQGVLVSTAESDECGGSRYLLDDGTGVIELFLSGDFRSRRLEKGMYIMVVGGYSLCAGDLPMIKVHKLVDLSAFPDRESMWYLEVMEAFKLFYQPMFQH